In Oscillospiraceae bacterium, a single genomic region encodes these proteins:
- a CDS encoding sulfatase, producing the protein MIKKPNIVFILIDDMGYKDLGCYGSSFYETPNIDFLAQEGMRFTDAYASCPVCSPSRASFLSGKYPARVGVTDWIGAHLKGKLEDAPYIDHLPLCEKSLAKTLKENGYSTWHVGKWHLGNEEYYPEKHGFDINIGGSHYGLPYNGYFSPYNLPNLPNGEEGEYLTDRITDEAINLLKNKDEKPFFLFLSHYACHTPIQAPEHLVEKYRKKRIALGLDKTEEIIQGEPFPTCYTKDSFIQRRVVQSSPEYAAMIENLDCNIGRFLKALKECGQEDNTIVVFTSDNGGLATSESSPTCNLPLCEGKGWMYEGGVREPLIIKWPGKIKAGSVSSEPVITTDFYPTFLEAAELELMPEQHCDGVSLMPLFCGKSLDRKALFWHYPHYGNQGGTPGSSVRMGDYKLIEFFEDGRLELYNLKEDIEENKNIASLNPDIVKAMHNMLIEWRNEVGALYPTVNKEWDI; encoded by the coding sequence ATGATTAAGAAACCTAATATTGTATTCATATTGATAGACGATATGGGCTATAAGGATTTAGGCTGTTACGGAAGCTCTTTTTATGAAACACCTAACATTGACTTTTTAGCTCAGGAAGGTATGCGATTTACCGATGCTTATGCCTCCTGTCCTGTCTGCTCTCCCTCAAGGGCAAGCTTTTTAAGCGGAAAATATCCTGCAAGAGTCGGGGTAACAGATTGGATAGGCGCTCATTTAAAAGGAAAGCTTGAAGATGCTCCTTACATAGACCATTTGCCTCTTTGTGAAAAAAGCCTTGCCAAAACGCTTAAAGAAAACGGGTATTCAACCTGGCACGTGGGCAAATGGCACCTTGGAAATGAAGAATATTATCCCGAAAAGCACGGCTTTGACATAAACATAGGCGGCTCTCATTACGGACTCCCCTACAACGGATATTTCAGTCCTTACAATTTGCCCAATTTACCAAACGGAGAAGAGGGCGAATATCTTACTGACAGAATTACCGATGAAGCCATAAATTTACTTAAAAATAAAGATGAAAAGCCGTTTTTCTTATTTTTATCCCATTATGCCTGCCACACTCCCATACAGGCTCCTGAGCATTTAGTTGAAAAATACCGCAAAAAAAGAATTGCTTTGGGGCTTGATAAAACAGAGGAAATTATACAGGGAGAGCCCTTCCCCACCTGCTATACCAAAGACTCCTTTATTCAGCGAAGAGTAGTTCAATCCTCCCCCGAATATGCGGCTATGATAGAAAATCTTGATTGTAATATAGGCCGTTTCTTAAAGGCGTTAAAGGAATGCGGTCAAGAGGATAACACTATTGTTGTATTCACCTCTGACAACGGAGGCTTAGCTACCTCTGAATCAAGTCCTACCTGTAATCTGCCTTTATGCGAAGGAAAGGGCTGGATGTATGAAGGCGGTGTACGAGAGCCTCTTATTATTAAGTGGCCCGGTAAAATAAAGGCGGGCTCTGTATCCTCTGAGCCTGTAATTACTACTGACTTTTACCCTACATTTTTAGAAGCTGCCGAGCTTGAGCTAATGCCCGAGCAACACTGCGACGGCGTAAGTCTTATGCCCTTATTCTGTGGAAAAAGCCTTGACAGAAAAGCTTTATTCTGGCATTATCCCCACTATGGAAATCAGGGTGGAACACCCGGATCCTCTGTCAGAATGGGCGATTACAAGCTTATCGAATTTTTTGAGGACGGAAGATTAGAGCTATACAATTTAAAGGAGGATATAGAGGAAAATAAAAACATAGCCTCTTTAAATCCCGACATTGTAAAGGCTATGCACAATATGCTTATAGAGTGGCGAAACGAAGTGGGAGCTTTATATCCAACAGTTAATAAAGAATGGGACATTTAA
- a CDS encoding sulfide/dihydroorotate dehydrogenase-like FAD/NAD-binding protein — protein sequence MCKITLKKALNNEVVKLSVYAPLIAKKAKAGQFIILRPFSHSERIPLTIAKADTQSGEITVIFQKVGKTTMELDTLNVGDSINDFVGPLGNPTKLDGIKKAAVIGGGLGCAIALPIAEGLYKAGAEVHMIAGFRNKDIVILEDEMKNSSNELFVCTDDGSYGTKGFVTDKLKELIEAGEEYDCVFAIGPLPMMKFVSMLTKEFGIKTIVSMNPIMIDGTGMCGGCRVTVGKEIKFACVDGPDFDGHLVDFDETIARNNAYKQIEKDKRHSCRMEGFNRA from the coding sequence ATGTGTAAAATAACTTTAAAAAAAGCACTTAATAATGAAGTAGTAAAATTGTCTGTCTATGCTCCTCTTATTGCCAAAAAAGCAAAAGCAGGACAGTTTATTATTTTGCGTCCTTTTTCACATTCAGAGCGTATTCCTCTTACTATAGCTAAGGCAGATACACAAAGCGGTGAGATTACCGTTATCTTTCAAAAGGTCGGAAAAACTACAATGGAGCTTGACACTCTCAATGTAGGGGACAGTATTAACGATTTTGTAGGTCCTTTGGGCAATCCTACAAAGCTTGACGGAATAAAAAAAGCGGCTGTTATCGGCGGGGGACTTGGCTGTGCAATTGCTCTTCCGATTGCTGAAGGCTTATATAAAGCGGGAGCCGAGGTGCATATGATAGCAGGCTTCAGAAATAAAGATATTGTAATTCTTGAAGATGAAATGAAAAACAGCAGTAACGAGCTTTTTGTTTGTACCGATGACGGAAGCTACGGCACAAAAGGCTTTGTAACAGATAAGCTTAAAGAATTGATTGAAGCAGGGGAAGAGTATGACTGCGTTTTTGCCATAGGACCTTTGCCTATGATGAAATTTGTTTCAATGCTTACTAAAGAATTCGGAATAAAAACAATAGTTTCTATGAACCCCATTATGATTGACGGAACGGGTATGTGCGGCGGCTGCCGTGTAACAGTTGGCAAAGAAATTAAATTTGCCTGTGTTGACGGCCCTGATTTTGACGGGCATCTTGTGGATTTCGATGAAACAATAGCACGCAATAACGCATACAAGCAAATTGAAAAGGACAAGAGGCACAGCTGCAGAATGGAGGGCTTTAACCGTGCCTAA
- a CDS encoding alpha/beta hydrolase, whose product MKCERIYLKDVYEFLGADNANPTLDVYIPDDASESKNAKPCMIVCPGGGYAYCSPREAEPIALKFVSEGFNTFVLTYSTESYRFPTQIREVAAAVEILYKNKEAWNCDISKICIIGFSAGGHLAAHYSTMFDCKEVRAVFENSKPVNACVLCYPVISADLEVAHQGSFLNLIGHAPENQKEEDYFSCDKQVSDKTPPTFIWSTSFDEIVPIENSLRYATALSRHKIPYELHIYPYGNHGLATCDKMTNDQITEVIEYAKPWIDEVKKWLRLVL is encoded by the coding sequence ATGAAATGCGAGAGAATATATTTAAAAGATGTTTATGAGTTTTTAGGGGCAGATAATGCTAATCCGACTTTAGATGTCTATATTCCCGATGATGCTTCGGAAAGTAAAAATGCAAAGCCCTGTATGATAGTTTGTCCCGGCGGCGGCTATGCATATTGCAGTCCCAGAGAGGCTGAGCCTATAGCTTTAAAATTTGTAAGCGAAGGCTTTAATACTTTTGTACTTACCTATTCTACCGAGAGCTACAGATTTCCCACTCAAATAAGGGAAGTGGCAGCGGCTGTTGAAATTTTATATAAAAATAAAGAAGCTTGGAATTGCGACATCTCTAAAATCTGTATAATAGGATTTTCTGCAGGGGGTCATCTTGCGGCGCATTATTCCACAATGTTTGACTGTAAAGAGGTAAGAGCTGTTTTTGAAAACAGTAAGCCTGTCAATGCTTGCGTATTGTGCTATCCTGTAATTTCTGCCGATTTAGAGGTTGCCCATCAGGGAAGCTTTTTAAATTTGATTGGTCACGCTCCCGAAAATCAAAAAGAGGAGGACTATTTTTCCTGTGATAAGCAGGTGAGTGATAAAACTCCGCCCACTTTTATATGGAGCACCTCCTTTGATGAAATTGTTCCTATTGAAAACAGCTTGCGTTATGCAACAGCACTTTCAAGACATAAAATTCCATATGAGCTTCATATTTATCCTTACGGCAATCACGGCCTTGCTACCTGTGATAAAATGACCAACGACCAAATAACAGAGGTTATAGAATACGCAAAACCGTGGATTGACGAAGTTAAGAAATGGCTCAGATTGGTTTTATAG
- a CDS encoding TIGR00159 family protein: MSFIIYQVLKFVRNTRTAQLLKGILLYIAIMLVSQFLNMNATSFVLKSAFDVGILAVLIMFQPELRKVLEQIGKGGMKKYFNPDERLRDNFESQNAVNEVINAAAHLSAANTGALIVFEREIKISEIIESGVAVDSKISSQLLENIFFVNTPLHDGAVIIRNGRVAAAACLLPLTDNKRLSTELGTRHRAAIGISEASDALALVVSEETGTISLAKGGKLIRGLPLNTLKEELLTGLYGEQKPEKKHIIGRRKK, from the coding sequence ATGTCTTTTATTATCTATCAGGTTTTGAAATTCGTCAGAAACACCCGCACAGCTCAGCTTTTAAAGGGCATTTTGCTATATATTGCAATTATGCTTGTGAGCCAATTCTTAAATATGAATGCCACCTCTTTTGTGCTTAAGAGTGCTTTTGATGTAGGTATTCTGGCTGTACTTATAATGTTCCAGCCTGAATTAAGAAAGGTTTTGGAGCAAATCGGTAAGGGTGGAATGAAAAAATATTTCAATCCCGATGAAAGACTGCGTGATAACTTTGAATCTCAGAATGCAGTTAACGAGGTTATTAACGCTGCTGCTCATCTTTCCGCCGCAAATACCGGAGCTCTCATTGTATTTGAGCGTGAAATTAAAATTTCCGAAATTATCGAAAGCGGTGTTGCTGTCGATTCCAAAATTTCTTCTCAGCTTTTAGAAAATATTTTCTTTGTCAATACTCCTTTACACGACGGCGCTGTTATAATAAGAAACGGCAGAGTTGCCGCTGCGGCTTGTCTTTTACCTCTTACTGATAACAAGCGTTTAAGCACCGAATTAGGTACCCGCCACCGTGCTGCAATAGGTATTTCCGAAGCTTCTGACGCTTTGGCTCTTGTAGTTTCTGAGGAAACAGGTACAATTTCTTTGGCTAAAGGCGGTAAGCTTATCAGAGGTCTGCCCCTTAATACATTAAAGGAAGAGCTTTTAACCGGTCTTTACGGCGAACAAAAGCCTGAGAAAAAACATATAATCGGGAGGCGTAAAAAATGA
- a CDS encoding YlmC/YmxH family sporulation protein, with protein MLRFSELKCKEVINIKDGNKLGFVSDIEFDCKTGEVCAIIVPCEGKFLGVFGKGDDYRIPYCKIEKIGDDVILVCCDD; from the coding sequence ATGCTGAGATTTTCAGAGCTGAAATGCAAAGAGGTTATAAATATAAAAGACGGAAATAAGCTTGGATTTGTAAGTGATATAGAATTTGATTGCAAAACGGGAGAGGTTTGTGCTATAATAGTACCGTGTGAAGGAAAATTTTTAGGAGTTTTCGGAAAAGGGGACGATTACAGAATCCCTTACTGTAAAATTGAAAAAATAGGGGACGATGTAATTCTCGTCTGTTGCGATGATTGA
- the gltA gene encoding NADPH-dependent glutamate synthase, whose amino-acid sequence MPNMQKEKTKIAEQAPDIRNKNFNEVSLGYTASEAKNEAERCLNCKAKPCVKGCPVNVCIPEFIEQIKSGNFEKAYELLSATNALPAICGRVCPQENQCEKYCVRAIKGEAVAIGRLERFVADYAMENLKASKPVTAKINKKVAVIGSGPAGLTCANELAKKGYEVTIFEAMHEAGGVLTYGIPEFRLPKAIVKNEIEKLKQNGVNIVLNMVIGKILSVDELFEEGYEAVFIGSGAGLPMFMGIEGECLNGVYSANEYLTRINLMKAYEQNSDTPVLPSKTTVVVGGGNVAMDAARCAKRMGAQNVYIVYRRSEKELPARKEEVEHALEEGIILKLLASPIKLEGDSDGRVKKVICTEMELLKAEKEGERASVIPKPDSQFEIEADTVIMAIGTSPNPLIRTTTPGLETNKKGCIVIDEKAMTSREGVFAGGDIATGAATVILAMGAGKKAAACIDEYLKNKR is encoded by the coding sequence GTGCCTAACATGCAAAAGGAAAAAACGAAAATTGCCGAACAGGCACCGGACATAAGAAATAAGAATTTTAACGAGGTAAGCTTAGGCTATACTGCATCTGAAGCCAAAAATGAAGCAGAACGCTGTCTTAATTGTAAAGCAAAGCCCTGTGTAAAGGGCTGTCCCGTAAATGTGTGTATTCCTGAGTTTATTGAGCAAATAAAATCAGGTAATTTTGAAAAAGCATATGAATTGCTCTCTGCTACAAATGCACTCCCCGCCATATGCGGACGTGTTTGCCCGCAGGAAAATCAATGCGAAAAATACTGCGTAAGAGCAATAAAGGGCGAAGCAGTGGCAATAGGCCGTTTGGAAAGATTTGTTGCCGATTACGCCATGGAAAATTTAAAAGCCTCAAAGCCTGTAACAGCTAAAATAAATAAAAAGGTTGCGGTAATAGGCTCAGGTCCTGCAGGACTTACCTGTGCCAATGAGCTTGCAAAAAAAGGCTATGAGGTTACTATTTTTGAGGCTATGCACGAGGCAGGCGGAGTGCTGACTTACGGAATACCCGAATTCAGACTCCCAAAAGCCATTGTAAAAAATGAAATTGAAAAGCTTAAGCAAAACGGTGTTAATATAGTTTTAAATATGGTTATAGGTAAAATTTTATCTGTTGACGAGCTTTTTGAAGAGGGATATGAGGCAGTATTTATAGGAAGCGGAGCAGGACTCCCTATGTTTATGGGTATAGAGGGAGAATGCCTTAACGGAGTTTACTCAGCTAATGAATATCTTACAAGAATCAATCTTATGAAAGCATATGAGCAAAATTCAGATACACCTGTTTTACCAAGCAAAACAACTGTTGTTGTCGGCGGCGGAAACGTTGCTATGGATGCGGCACGCTGTGCAAAGCGTATGGGTGCGCAAAATGTTTATATTGTTTACAGACGTTCTGAAAAAGAGCTTCCTGCAAGAAAGGAAGAGGTTGAACACGCTTTAGAAGAGGGGATAATATTAAAGCTTTTGGCATCTCCCATAAAGCTTGAGGGCGACTCTGACGGAAGAGTGAAAAAGGTTATCTGTACTGAAATGGAACTGTTAAAAGCAGAAAAAGAGGGAGAAAGAGCATCTGTTATTCCTAAGCCTGACAGTCAGTTTGAAATTGAAGCTGATACAGTTATTATGGCTATAGGAACATCTCCCAATCCGTTAATAAGAACAACTACTCCCGGACTTGAAACCAATAAAAAAGGGTGCATAGTTATTGATGAAAAGGCTATGACCTCAAGAGAGGGCGTTTTTGCAGGGGGAGATATTGCAACGGGAGCCGCAACTGTTATTTTGGCTATGGGTGCAGGAAAGAAAGCTGCGGCTTGTATTGATGAATATTTAAAAAATAAAAGGTGA
- a CDS encoding sodium:alanine symporter family protein — protein MLILQNISRILWGPPLLILILGTGIFFTVKLKFIQIRGLTKGFKFLFSQEANEEGNGQISPFKALCTSLAATIGTGSVTGVATAVFAGGPGAIFWMSFAAFLGMAVKYSECLLGVKFRRTLSDKTVMGGPFYYIEKGLGKAGKPLCFIFASFGIGSALLGTGTMVQANAITSAAQVLLQSNDKKIGIIAGITTCILAGFVIIGGIKRIGNVSGVLVPIFASLYVFICVFIIIVYYENLIPSILLIIKSAFNFKAVFGGTSGFIVYSSIRYGVSRGIFSNEAGIGSEPMAAAVAKTDSPATQGLISMCGTFIDTIVICNLTGLVLIVTGSFQSGLDGTAMTSLAFEKGLFFFPVLGRIVLCLGLLFFAFTSIIGWCFYGQCCARFLGGNSLEKIYNYLYTALIFVGCISSLETVYLLADICNALMSLPNLIGVLSLTKIIERETKIWTYQTQKQTLQKDSLPKRLSKGFCKTVKTSSIRKKDTA, from the coding sequence ATGCTGATTTTACAAAATATTAGCCGAATACTGTGGGGGCCTCCTCTGCTTATTTTAATTTTAGGGACGGGAATTTTTTTCACAGTTAAGCTTAAATTCATTCAAATACGGGGACTTACAAAAGGCTTTAAGTTTCTTTTTTCACAGGAGGCAAACGAGGAAGGAAACGGACAGATTTCGCCCTTTAAAGCACTTTGCACCTCTCTTGCCGCAACAATAGGAACAGGCTCAGTTACAGGAGTTGCCACTGCAGTTTTTGCAGGAGGACCGGGGGCAATATTCTGGATGAGCTTTGCCGCCTTTTTAGGTATGGCGGTTAAATATTCCGAATGTCTTTTAGGAGTCAAATTCAGACGTACTCTTTCGGATAAAACCGTTATGGGCGGTCCTTTTTATTATATTGAAAAGGGCTTAGGCAAAGCGGGTAAGCCTCTTTGCTTTATTTTTGCCTCTTTTGGTATCGGCTCTGCCTTACTTGGTACGGGAACAATGGTACAGGCAAATGCCATAACCTCTGCAGCACAGGTGCTTTTACAAAGCAACGATAAAAAAATCGGTATAATTGCAGGCATAACAACCTGTATTTTAGCAGGCTTTGTAATAATAGGAGGAATCAAACGCATCGGCAACGTTTCGGGAGTTTTAGTTCCCATTTTTGCTTCCCTTTACGTTTTTATTTGTGTTTTTATTATTATTGTTTATTATGAAAATCTTATACCTTCGATTTTACTTATTATAAAAAGTGCTTTTAATTTTAAAGCTGTCTTTGGCGGTACAAGCGGATTTATTGTCTATAGCTCTATACGCTACGGTGTTTCAAGAGGAATCTTTTCAAATGAAGCAGGCATAGGAAGCGAGCCTATGGCAGCAGCCGTTGCAAAGACTGACAGTCCTGCCACTCAAGGCCTTATTTCTATGTGCGGTACTTTCATTGATACTATTGTCATATGCAATCTGACAGGGCTTGTGCTCATTGTTACAGGAAGCTTTCAAAGCGGCTTGGACGGTACTGCTATGACATCTCTTGCTTTTGAAAAAGGTCTTTTTTTCTTTCCTGTTTTAGGGAGAATTGTGCTGTGCCTCGGACTTTTATTTTTTGCCTTCACCTCTATTATAGGCTGGTGCTTTTACGGTCAATGCTGTGCCAGATTTTTAGGGGGTAATTCTTTAGAAAAAATATATAATTATCTGTACACTGCGCTGATTTTTGTCGGCTGTATATCAAGCCTTGAAACAGTATATTTACTTGCAGATATATGTAACGCTCTTATGTCATTACCTAATCTTATAGGAGTTTTATCTCTGACTAAAATCATAGAAAGGGAAACAAAAATATGGACCTATCAAACACAAAAACAGACGCTTCAAAAGGACTCTCTGCCAAAGAGGCTCAGCAAAGGCTTTTGCAAAACGGTAAAAACGTCCTCAATTCGCAAAAAAGACACGGCTTAA
- a CDS encoding anaerobic sulfatase maturase: protein MPPLTLLIKPASGNCNLRCKYCFYEDVTDNRKMKSHGMMSEKTLLELVKKALSEAEYSVNFAFQGGEPTLAGIEFYKSFIDYVNKYNFKKLKVYKSIQTNGIVIDDEWASFLAQNDFLVGLSLDGYKEIHDMNRVDALNKGTHSQVVKAAKLFDKYKVDYNILCVVTSGIARHIDKVYSFFKNNNFKFLQFIPCLDPLGEERGKNKYSLTPERYTYFLKTLFDRWYEDILNNNYISIRQFDNYINMLRGNAPESCGMNGICTCYFVVEADGKVYPCDFYVIDKWYIGNIFDNSFEEMRSTDTAKEFVNVSKYVDNKCKNCKWYRLCRGGCRRDREPFADGKPTLNYFCQSYNDFFEYSIQRMMNIAGNMK from the coding sequence TTGCCGCCGTTGACATTACTTATAAAGCCTGCATCGGGAAACTGCAATCTGCGATGCAAATATTGCTTTTATGAAGACGTAACAGACAACAGAAAAATGAAATCTCACGGAATGATGAGTGAGAAAACGTTGCTTGAGCTTGTGAAAAAAGCTTTGTCAGAGGCTGAATACAGCGTAAATTTCGCCTTTCAGGGCGGAGAGCCTACGTTGGCAGGAATAGAGTTTTATAAAAGCTTTATAGATTACGTTAACAAATATAATTTCAAAAAATTAAAGGTATATAAATCAATACAAACTAACGGAATAGTAATTGATGATGAGTGGGCATCCTTTTTAGCGCAAAATGATTTTTTAGTGGGACTTTCCCTTGACGGATATAAAGAAATTCACGATATGAACAGGGTAGATGCCTTAAATAAAGGGACACACAGTCAGGTTGTAAAAGCTGCAAAGCTGTTTGACAAATATAAGGTTGACTATAATATTTTATGCGTTGTAACAAGCGGCATAGCAAGACATATTGATAAGGTATACAGCTTTTTTAAAAATAACAATTTTAAGTTTTTGCAGTTTATTCCCTGTCTTGACCCGTTGGGGGAAGAAAGAGGAAAAAATAAATATTCTTTAACACCTGAAAGATACACATATTTTTTAAAAACATTGTTTGACAGATGGTATGAGGATATATTAAACAATAACTATATCAGTATCCGTCAATTTGATAATTATATCAATATGCTGAGAGGTAATGCACCTGAAAGCTGTGGAATGAACGGTATATGTACCTGTTATTTTGTAGTTGAGGCAGACGGAAAGGTATACCCCTGTGATTTTTACGTTATTGATAAATGGTACATAGGAAATATATTTGACAACAGCTTTGAAGAAATGAGAAGCACTGATACAGCAAAAGAGTTTGTAAATGTATCAAAATATGTAGATAATAAATGCAAAAATTGTAAATGGTACAGGCTTTGCAGAGGCGGCTGCCGACGGGACAGAGAGCCTTTTGCAGACGGTAAGCCAACGCTTAATTATTTTTGCCAAAGCTATAATGATTTTTTTGAATACAGTATCCAAAGAATGATGAATATTGCAGGAAATATGAAGTAA
- a CDS encoding TIGR02206 family membrane protein, translating to MLDFLKYFFGKGEEVEFTNFTLAHFLPILIAAIIIFLIFRYREKIRNMKYEPLLRYILAFALIVSEMAYYWRLIAIPSLGPNPIDHLPISVCGWVAIFSSYMLVGKSKNLFDVCYFWALAGSVFALITPTVITFTGPTRFRYYQFWAEHLLGYVAIFYMIFVHKMRPTIKSIVKAYVGLIILAIIAYIANSLIGPGANYLFMAKPEDTPSILDILPPNFALRVLIMAFAITFLFFLVYLPWYIKDRKKAPKKVKESIFQA from the coding sequence ATGCTTGACTTTTTAAAATATTTTTTCGGCAAAGGTGAAGAAGTAGAATTTACCAACTTTACTCTTGCTCATTTTCTTCCTATTTTAATTGCCGCAATAATAATTTTTTTAATTTTCCGCTATCGTGAAAAAATTCGCAATATGAAATATGAGCCTTTATTGCGCTATATTCTGGCTTTTGCTTTAATTGTCAGTGAAATGGCTTACTATTGGAGGCTGATTGCAATTCCCTCCTTAGGTCCTAACCCTATTGATCATCTGCCTATCAGCGTATGCGGATGGGTAGCTATATTCAGCAGTTATATGTTGGTTGGAAAATCAAAAAATCTTTTTGATGTTTGTTATTTTTGGGCTTTGGCGGGGTCTGTTTTTGCTTTGATTACTCCGACTGTAATCACCTTTACAGGTCCTACCCGTTTCCGCTACTATCAATTCTGGGCAGAACACCTTCTCGGTTATGTCGCAATTTTCTATATGATATTTGTTCACAAAATGCGTCCTACAATTAAGTCAATTGTAAAAGCCTATGTAGGCCTTATTATACTTGCAATAATTGCTTATATTGCAAACAGCCTGATTGGACCCGGCGCAAACTATTTGTTTATGGCTAAACCTGAGGATACCCCTTCTATTTTAGATATCCTGCCCCCCAATTTTGCTTTGAGAGTGTTAATAATGGCTTTCGCAATTACTTTCTTATTCTTCTTAGTATATCTGCCCTGGTACATAAAGGACAGAAAGAAAGCCCCGAAAAAAGTAAAAGAATCTATATTTCAAGCATAA
- a CDS encoding DUF1538 domain-containing protein, which yields MRHIFASIKESLISVLPIALIVLLLSVTCVALEAGVLVLFLFGTILLILGISFFTVGSGISMEPLGDGIGKTLNKKGKLILPLLICFVLGFLITVSEPDLQVLAEQVPTIPNAFLIGCVGIGVGAFLTITFIRNKWEIPLRRLLVIFYALIIVLAFFAPKEFIPTAFDSGGVASGPMTSTFMLPFAMGACEAIGGNVMTDAFGIVAMIAMAPLITIQILGLYERRKHARKVKKLHTEISMIKDDIVFFDTEGGVNE from the coding sequence ATGAGGCATATTTTTGCATCTATCAAGGAGTCGCTGATATCGGTTTTGCCGATAGCACTAATAGTTTTACTTCTTTCGGTCACCTGCGTTGCTCTTGAAGCAGGTGTTCTTGTGCTGTTTTTATTCGGAACAATTCTGCTTATTCTCGGAATAAGCTTTTTTACGGTCGGCTCGGGAATTTCTATGGAGCCTCTCGGCGACGGTATAGGTAAAACCCTCAACAAAAAAGGTAAGCTTATTCTCCCTCTTTTAATTTGCTTTGTGCTTGGCTTTCTTATTACTGTTTCTGAGCCGGACCTTCAGGTGCTTGCAGAACAGGTTCCCACAATTCCCAATGCTTTTCTTATAGGTTGTGTAGGCATTGGCGTTGGAGCTTTTCTCACCATTACTTTTATAAGAAATAAATGGGAAATTCCTCTCAGAAGATTGCTCGTCATATTCTATGCGTTGATAATAGTGCTTGCTTTTTTTGCTCCAAAGGAATTTATTCCCACAGCCTTTGACTCGGGCGGAGTTGCAAGCGGACCTATGACCTCAACCTTTATGCTTCCCTTTGCAATGGGAGCCTGCGAAGCAATAGGCGGAAATGTAATGACCGATGCTTTCGGTATCGTAGCTATGATTGCTATGGCTCCGCTTATTACAATACAAATTTTAGGCCTCTACGAAAGAAGAAAGCACGCAAGAAAGGTTAAAAAATTGCATACTGAAATCAGTATGATTAAGGATGACATCGTATTCTTTGATACGGAGGGCGGAGTAAATGAGTAA
- the trxA gene encoding thioredoxin, which yields MIEIFQKLRNIKKRRKVMSVLTITKENFDKEVINSDKPVLLDFWASWCGPCKMIAPIVEEIAQEVTEQKVGKVNVDEEPELAQKFAIMSIPTLIVIENGQIKQKKVGFCSKQDILKLFE from the coding sequence ATGATTGAAATTTTCCAAAAGCTTAGGAATATTAAAAAAAGGAGAAAAGTTATGTCTGTATTGACTATCACAAAAGAAAATTTTGACAAAGAGGTAATAAACAGCGATAAGCCTGTATTGCTTGATTTTTGGGCAAGCTGGTGCGGTCCCTGTAAAATGATTGCACCTATTGTAGAGGAAATAGCGCAAGAGGTTACAGAGCAAAAGGTAGGCAAGGTAAATGTAGATGAAGAGCCTGAGCTTGCTCAGAAATTTGCAATTATGAGTATACCCACTCTTATCGTTATTGAAAACGGACAAATAAAGCAAAAAAAAGTTGGTTTTTGCTCAAAACAGGATATTTTAAAATTATTTGAATAA